Proteins found in one Passer domesticus isolate bPasDom1 chromosome 16, bPasDom1.hap1, whole genome shotgun sequence genomic segment:
- the PLCG1 gene encoding 1-phosphatidylinositol 4,5-bisphosphate phosphodiesterase gamma-1 isoform X5 codes for MWIKGLNWLVADTLRAPTPLQIERWLRKQFYSLDRNREDRISAKDLKNMLSQVNYRVPNMRFLRERLTDVEQRNGDITYGQFAQLYRSLMFSAQKTMDVPFLERGAERPEHFRVSLLELQKFLLEYQRELWAADTLQVQEFMFSFLRDPLREIDEPYFSLDEFLTFLFSKENSIWNSQLDMVCLENMNNPLSHYWISSSHNTYLTGDQFSSESSLEAYARCLRMGCRCIELDCWDGPDGMPVIYHGHTLTTKIKFSDVLVTIKEHAFVTSDFPVILSIEDHCSIAQQRNMAQNFKKVFGDMLLTKPVDISADGLPSPNQLKRKILIKHKKLAEGSAYEELPTSVMYSENDISNSIKNGILYLEDPINHEWNPHYFVLTSSKIYYSGETTSDQGNEDEEEQKEVSNSTELHSTEKWFHGKLGAGRDGRHIAERLLTEYCIETGAPDGSFLVRESETFVGDYTLSFWRNGKVQHCRIHSRQDAGSPKFFLTDNLVFDSLYDLITHYQEVPLRCNEFEMRLTEPVPQTNAHESKEWYHASLTRAQAEHMLMRVPRDGAFLVRKRSEPSSYAISFRAEGKIKHCRVQQEGQTVLLGNSEFESLVDLISYYEKHPLYRKMKLRYPINEETLEKIGTAEPDYGALYEGRHPGFYVEANPMPTFKCAVKALFDYKAQREDELTFTKNAIIQNVEKQEGGWWRGDYGGKKQLWFPSNYVEEITSPTSLEPEREQQLDENSPLGDLLGGVLDVPSCQIAIRPEGKNSRLFVFSISMSSVSRLSLDVAADTHEDLLDWVKKIREAAQTADARLSEGKMMERRKKIALELSELVVYCRPVPFDEEKIGTERACYRDMSSFPETKAEKYVNKIKGKKFLQYNRLQLSRIYPKGQRLDSSNYDPLPMWICGSQLVALNFQTPDKPMQMNQALFMSSGQCGYVLQPTNMRDDIFDPFDKSTLRGTEPLSISIEVLGARHLPKNGRGIVCPFVEVEVSGAEYDNAKHKTEIVADNGLNPLWTPKQFHFQVSNPDFAFLRFVVYEEDMFSDENFLAQATFLVKGLKTGFRAVPLKNNYSENLELASLLVKIDIFPCKQENGEINLFNASSLRERAGDGSSQLLASRGREGSFELRYQQPFEDFRVSPEQLADHFESRERRVLRRTRVNGDNRL; via the exons GATCTCTGCCAAGGATCTGAAGAACATGCTGTCTCAGGTCAACTACCGGGTCCCCAACATGAGGTTCCTGCGGGAGAGACTCACG GACGTGGAGCAGAGGAACGGGGATATCACGTACGGGCAGTTTGCACAGCTCTACCGCAGCCTGATGTTCAGCGCCCAGAAAACA ATGGATGTCCCGTTCTTGGAAAG GGGTGCAGAAAGGCCTGAGCACTTCAGGGTGtcgctgctggagctgcagaagtTTTTACTGGAGTACCAGAGG gagctctgggctgcagaTACCCTTCAGGTACAGGAGTTCATGTTCAGCTTCCTGAGAGATCCTTTGAGGGAGATTGATGAGCCTTATTTCTCCCTGGATGAA TTTCTCACCTTCCTGTTTTCCAAAGAGAACAGCATCTGGAACTCACAACTGGACATGGTGTGTCTGGAGAACATGAACAACCCTCTCTCCCATTACTGGATCTCCTCCTCACACAACAC GTACCTGACGGGGGATCAGTTCTCGAGCGAGTCCTCGCTGGAGGCCTACGCCCGCTGCCTGCGCATGGGCTGCCGCTGCATCGAAC TGGATTGCTGGGACGGTCCCGATGGCATGCCGGTCATCTACCACGGGCACACCTTAACCACCAAGATCaagttctctgatgtgctggtcACTATCAAGGAGCACGCCTTTGTCACCTCTGA tTTCCCCGTCATTCTGTCCATTGAGGACCACTGCAGCATTGCTCAGCAGAGGAACATGGCTCAGAATTTCAAGAAGGTTTTTGGAGACATGCTCTTGACCAAACCAGTCGATATTTCTGCTGATGGCCTTCCATCTCCAAACCAGCTGAAGAGGAAGATTCTCATCAAG CACAAGAAGCTGGCGGAGGGCAGCGCTTACGAGGAGCTGCCCACGTCTGTGATGTACTCAGAGAATGACATCAGCAACTCCATCAAGAATGGCATCCTCTACCTGGAAGACCCCATCAATCAC GAGTGGAACCCACATTACTTTGTGCTGACCAGCAGCAAGATCTATTACTCTGGGGAGACAACCAGTGACCAAGGAAACGAGGATGAGGAAGAGCAAAAGGAG GTGAGCAACAGCACGGAGCTTCACTCCACGGAGAAGTGGTTCCACGGGAAGCTGGGAGCGGGCCGTGACGGGCGGCACATCGCGGAGCGGCTGCTGACGGAATACTGCATCGAGACAGGGGCCCCCGACGGCTCCTTCCTCGTCAGAGAGAGCGAGACCTTCGTGGGGGACTACACCCTGTCCTTCTG GCGCAATGGGAAGGTGCAGCACTGCCGGATCCACTCGCGGCAGGACGCCGGCAGCCCCAAGTTCTTCCTGACAGACAACCTGGTGTTTGACAGCCTCTACGACCTCATCACCCACTACCAGGAGGTGCCACTGAGGTGCAACGAGTTTGAGATGAGGCTGACGGAGCCAGTGCCACAGACCAATGCCCACGAGAGCAAAGA GTGGTACCACGCCAGCCTCACGCGGGCCCAAGCCGAGCACATGCTGATGCGGGTGCCGCGCGACGGAGCCTTCCTGGTGCGCAAGAGGAGCGAGCCCAGCTCCTACGCCATCTCCTTCAG ggcagaaGGGAAGATCAAGCACTGCCGGGTGCAGCAGGAGGGCCAGACTGTGCTGCTGGGCAACTCTGAGTTCGAGAGCCTGGTGGACTTGATCAGCTACTACGAGAAGCACCCGCTGTACCGCAAGATGAAGCTGCGCTACCCCATCAACGAGGAGACCCTGGAGAAGATCGGCACAGCG GAGCCGGACTATGGAGCTCTGTATGAGGGACGCCATCCTGGGTTCTATGTGGAAGCCAACCCCATGCCCACCTTTAAG TGTGCAGTCAAAGCCCTGTTTGACTACAAGGCACAGAGGGAGGACGAGCTCACCTTCACCAAAAATGCCATCATCCAGAATGTGGAGAAACAGGAAGGAGGCTG gtGGAGAGGGGATTATGGTGGCAAAAAGCAGCTGTGGTTCCCTTCCAACTACGTGGAGGAAATTACTAGTCCCACTAGCCTGGAGCCAGAGCGGGAG cagcagctggatgaGAACAGCCCCCTGGGAGACCTGCTGGGAGGTGTCCTGGACGTGCCCTCCTGCCAGATCG ccatcCGCCCCGAGGGGAAGAACAGCCGGCTCTTCGTGTTCTCCATCAGCATGTCCTCGGTGTCACGGCTGTCCCTGGACGTGGCGGCCGACACGCACGAGGACCTGCTGGACTGGGTGAAGAAGATCCGGGAGGCAGCTCAGACAGCTGATGCCAGG CTCTCTGAAGGGAAGATGAtggagaggagaaagaagatTGCCCTGGAGCTTTCAGAACTGGTGGTCTACTGCCGACCTGTGCCCTTTGATGAAGAGA AGATTGGCACAGAGAGGGCCTGCTACCGGGATATGTCCTCCTTTCCCGAGACCAAGGCAGAAAAGTACGTCAACAAGATCAAGGGCAAGAAGTTCCTGCAGTACAACCGCCTGCAGCTGTCCCGCATCTACCCCAAGGGCCAGCGCCTGGACTCCTCCAACTACGACCCCCTGCCCATGTGGATCTGTGGCAGCCAGCTGGTGGCACTCAACTTCCAGACCCCGG ACAAGCCCATGCAGATGAACCAGGCCTTGTTCATGTCCAGTGGCCAGTGTGGGTACGTTCTGCAGCCGACCAACATGAGGGATGACATCTTTGACCCCTTTGACAAGAGCACGTTGAGGGGCACAGAACCACTCTCCATCTCCATTGAG GTCCTGGGGGCCCGGCACCTTCCCAAAAATGGAAGGGGAATCGTTTGTCCCTTCGTGGAGGTGGAGGTGTCTGGTGCTGAGTACGACAATGCCAAGCACAAAACAGAGATTGTGG CTGACAACGGCCTGAACCCTCTCTGGACCCCGAAGCAGTTCCACTTTCAGGTCAGCAACCCTGACTTCGCCTTCCTCCGCTTCGTGGTGTATGAGGAGGACATGTTCAGCGACGAGAACTTCCTGGCCCAGGCCACCTTCCTGGTGAAAGGCTTGAAGACAG GTTTCCGAGCTGTTCCCCTGAAGAACAACTACAGTGAGAACCTGGAGCTGGCTTCTCTGCTTGTCAAGATAGACATTTTCCCTTGCAAG CAGGAAAATGGTGAAATAAACCTCTTCAATGCCTCATCCCTACGGGAGCGAGCAGGGGACGGCTCCAGCCAGCTGCTGGCAAGCAGAGGCAGAGAGGGCTCCTTTGAGCTGCGGTACCAGCAGCCTTTCGAGGATTTCcgtgtgtccccagagcagctcgCTGACCACTTCGAGAGCCGGGAGCGAAG GGTACTGCGGAGGACCCGGGTCAACGGGGACAACCGGCTGTAG